One genomic window of Rhizomicrobium sp. includes the following:
- the ftsZ gene encoding cell division protein FtsZ: MAINLKAPELTVLRPRITVLGVGGAGGNAVNNMIAAKLEGVEFVVANTDAQALAQSKAERRIQLGEQGHGAGAMPDVGKTCAEDTLDRVMEELAGSHMVFITAGMGGGTGTGAAPVIARAVREMGILTVGVVTKPFAFEGDKRMRAAERGIVELQQYVHTLIVIPNQNLFRVANDRTTFAQAFAMADEVLHAGVRGVTDLIVMPGLINLDFADIKSVITEMGKAMMGTGEAEGEDRAAKAADMAISNPLLDDVSMKGARGVLINITGGPDLMLFEVEQAANRIRAEVDPDANIIFGNTILDNMEGRIRVSVVATGIDAEQLRMPEPKVQPIRPGIKPMVVKGEPARPESKVEPLRPAVAMGVTNAVHRQHEALADELGAQMPARVPSPAEEMILGGADAPVVAEDDDIPPMPAALRNIAPPIQRVEPMRPAQPAPKTEERRGWGFLGRAKKKDEPRIEPVQQRPAPRATAQPIARPPAAEPPKPSTLADDLFPDHKRDEQFEIPAFLRRQSN; the protein is encoded by the coding sequence ATGGCGATCAACCTCAAGGCACCCGAACTGACGGTGTTGCGTCCCCGAATCACCGTGCTCGGCGTCGGCGGCGCCGGCGGCAACGCGGTCAACAACATGATCGCCGCCAAGCTCGAAGGCGTCGAATTCGTCGTGGCGAACACCGACGCCCAGGCGCTGGCGCAGTCCAAGGCGGAGCGGCGCATCCAGCTCGGCGAGCAGGGCCATGGCGCCGGCGCGATGCCCGATGTCGGCAAGACCTGCGCCGAGGACACGCTCGATAGGGTCATGGAGGAGCTCGCCGGCTCCCACATGGTGTTCATCACCGCCGGCATGGGCGGCGGCACCGGCACCGGCGCGGCCCCCGTCATCGCCCGCGCGGTGCGCGAGATGGGCATCCTGACCGTCGGCGTCGTCACCAAGCCCTTCGCCTTCGAGGGCGACAAGCGCATGCGTGCCGCCGAGCGCGGCATCGTCGAGCTTCAGCAATACGTCCACACGCTTATTGTAATTCCCAATCAAAATCTGTTCCGCGTCGCCAACGACCGCACCACCTTCGCCCAGGCCTTCGCCATGGCGGACGAGGTGCTGCATGCCGGCGTGCGCGGCGTCACCGACCTGATCGTGATGCCGGGCTTGATCAACCTCGACTTCGCCGACATCAAGTCGGTGATCACCGAGATGGGCAAGGCGATGATGGGCACCGGCGAGGCGGAGGGCGAGGACCGCGCCGCCAAGGCCGCCGACATGGCGATCTCCAACCCCTTGCTCGACGACGTGTCGATGAAGGGCGCCCGCGGCGTGCTCATCAACATCACCGGCGGCCCCGACCTGATGCTGTTCGAGGTCGAGCAGGCGGCCAACCGCATCCGCGCCGAGGTCGATCCCGACGCCAACATCATCTTCGGCAACACCATCCTCGACAACATGGAGGGCCGCATCCGCGTCAGCGTGGTGGCGACCGGCATCGATGCCGAGCAGCTGCGCATGCCGGAGCCCAAGGTCCAGCCGATCCGTCCCGGCATCAAGCCGATGGTGGTGAAGGGCGAGCCGGCGCGGCCCGAGTCGAAAGTTGAGCCGCTGCGTCCCGCCGTCGCGATGGGCGTCACCAACGCGGTGCACCGCCAGCATGAGGCGCTGGCCGACGAGCTCGGCGCCCAGATGCCGGCGCGCGTGCCGTCTCCGGCCGAGGAGATGATCCTCGGCGGCGCCGACGCGCCGGTCGTCGCCGAGGACGACGACATCCCGCCGATGCCGGCCGCGCTGCGCAACATCGCGCCCCCGATCCAGCGGGTCGAGCCGATGCGTCCGGCGCAGCCGGCGCCCAAGACGGAGGAGCGCCGCGGCTGGGGCTTCCTGGGACGGGCGAAGAAGAAGGACGAGCCGCGCATCGAGCCGGTGCAGCAGCGCCCGGCGCCGCGCGCGACGGCGCAGCCGATCGCCCGTCCGCCGGCCGCCGAGCCGCCCAAGCCCTCGACCCTGGCCGACGACCTCTTCCCCGACCACAAGCGCGACGAACAGTTCGAGATCCCGGCGTTCTTGAGGCGCCAGTCGAACTGA
- a CDS encoding alpha/beta hydrolase-fold protein → MRKDPSTPAGTIHRLHLDSAVLKTNLLGDPTLREIDVYVPHGHDGRGLPLLVDVVGFTAGGPVHVNWKNFGENVPERLDRLIASGAMPPVAVAFPDCFTKLGGNQYVNSVAMGRWDDFLRDEAVPFVEARFGCGGPGKRGIFGKSSGGYGAMVHALLHPDFWSAAAVHSGDMGMELMYRHEFVPVLRALAKNPDIKKWVDDFWAAPKPKDSDVNIIMILAQAASFDPDPGAPYGVRLPVTLDTCEIIPERWANWLKWDPLTLVEEHGAGMKRLKALYIDCGDVDQYNLVYGARRMHKRLTAMDVPHIYEEFPDNHNAVDYRMDVSLPVLAKALST, encoded by the coding sequence ATGCGCAAAGACCCTTCGACCCCCGCCGGCACCATCCATCGCCTGCATCTCGACAGCGCGGTGCTGAAGACCAACCTGCTGGGCGATCCGACGCTGCGCGAGATCGACGTCTATGTGCCGCACGGCCATGACGGGCGCGGGCTGCCGCTGCTGGTCGACGTCGTCGGCTTCACGGCGGGCGGGCCGGTGCACGTCAACTGGAAGAATTTCGGCGAGAACGTGCCCGAGCGGCTCGACCGGCTGATCGCGAGCGGCGCGATGCCGCCCGTCGCGGTCGCCTTTCCGGACTGCTTCACCAAGCTGGGCGGCAACCAGTATGTGAACTCGGTCGCGATGGGCCGGTGGGACGATTTCCTGCGCGACGAGGCGGTGCCGTTCGTCGAGGCCAGGTTCGGCTGCGGCGGGCCGGGCAAGCGCGGCATCTTCGGCAAGTCGAGCGGCGGTTACGGCGCGATGGTGCACGCCCTGCTGCATCCCGATTTCTGGTCGGCGGCGGCGGTGCATTCGGGCGACATGGGCATGGAGCTCATGTATCGCCACGAATTCGTGCCGGTGCTGCGGGCGCTGGCCAAGAATCCCGACATCAAGAAATGGGTCGACGATTTCTGGGCGGCGCCGAAGCCGAAGGACAGCGACGTCAATATCATCATGATCCTGGCGCAGGCCGCGAGCTTCGATCCTGATCCAGGCGCGCCTTACGGCGTGCGCCTGCCGGTGACGCTCGACACCTGCGAGATCATCCCGGAGCGCTGGGCCAACTGGCTGAAATGGGATCCGCTGACGCTGGTGGAGGAACATGGGGCGGGCATGAAGCGGCTGAAGGCGCTGTACATCGATTGCGGCGATGTCGATCAGTACAATCTGGTCTATGGCGCGCGGCGGATGCACAAGCGGCTGACCGCGATGGACGTGCCGCACATCTACGAGGAATTCCCGGACAACCACAACGCGGTGGATTACCGGATGGATGTGAGCCTGCCCGTGCTGGCGAAGGCGCTCTCAACTTAA
- a CDS encoding MmcQ/YjbR family DNA-binding protein has translation MPLTFPTLAKKTAALKARLDAFPGAVASPMAASRGTTPLVLIYKVMNKTFAILSVRADEFVMLKADPDFVPLLREKYEGIGHRSHLDPRHWIAVALDSDVPAKDVARLAKQSYDLVCAGLTARQKAQLAARQ, from the coding sequence ATGCCGCTGACCTTTCCCACCCTCGCCAAGAAAACCGCCGCGCTGAAAGCCCGCCTCGACGCCTTCCCCGGCGCGGTCGCCAGCCCGATGGCCGCGTCGCGCGGGACCACGCCGCTTGTCCTCATCTACAAGGTGATGAACAAGACTTTCGCGATCCTCTCGGTCCGCGCCGACGAATTCGTGATGCTGAAAGCCGATCCCGATTTCGTGCCCCTGCTGCGCGAAAAGTACGAAGGCATCGGCCACCGCTCCCACCTCGACCCGCGCCACTGGATCGCCGTCGCGCTCGATTCCGATGTCCCGGCGAAGGACGTCGCGCGGCTGGCGAAGCAGTCCTACGATCTGGTGTGCGCCGGCCTCACCGCCAGGCAGAAGGCCCAGCTCGCGGCTAGACAATGA
- the lpxC gene encoding UDP-3-O-acyl-N-acetylglucosamine deacetylase, which yields MSTRTTLAGEISAEGIALHSGAKVRMTLSPAPAGRGVVFRRSDRDNAEVPARYDAVAETNLGTVIAANGVKVGVIEHLMAAVAGAGIDDLLVTLDGGEPPILDGDALGYLTLLDRAGTRQQAGAKTAIKVTRPVEVAIKDARVTLSPSDAPDYSYALDYSNTKAIGKQFYRVALTREAFAREIAPARTFGFVHELDYLKSIDRGHGASLENTLAIQGDEVLNKDLMRFPDEFVRHKLLDAIGDMALAGAPLIARFEGVKSGHGTNNAVLRALFADPANYVTIDLD from the coding sequence ATGAGCACCCGCACCACGCTGGCCGGCGAAATCTCGGCCGAAGGCATCGCCCTGCACAGCGGCGCCAAGGTCCGCATGACGCTGTCGCCGGCGCCCGCCGGCCGTGGCGTCGTCTTCCGCCGCTCCGACCGGGACAACGCCGAGGTTCCCGCCCGCTACGACGCCGTCGCCGAGACCAATCTGGGCACCGTGATCGCCGCGAACGGGGTGAAGGTCGGCGTCATCGAGCATCTGATGGCCGCCGTCGCCGGCGCCGGGATCGACGACCTCCTGGTCACGCTCGACGGCGGCGAGCCGCCGATCCTGGACGGCGACGCGCTCGGCTATCTGACGCTGCTCGACCGGGCGGGCACCAGGCAACAGGCCGGCGCGAAGACCGCGATCAAGGTGACGCGGCCGGTCGAAGTCGCGATCAAGGACGCCCGCGTCACGCTCAGCCCCTCGGACGCGCCGGATTATTCCTACGCGCTCGACTATTCCAACACCAAGGCCATCGGCAAGCAGTTCTACCGCGTGGCGCTCACCCGCGAGGCCTTCGCGCGCGAGATCGCGCCGGCCCGCACCTTCGGCTTCGTCCACGAGCTGGATTACCTCAAAAGCATCGACCGCGGCCACGGCGCCTCGCTCGAAAACACCCTCGCCATCCAGGGCGACGAGGTGCTGAACAAGGACCTGATGCGCTTCCCCGACGAGTTCGTGCGCCACAAGCTCCTCGACGCCATCGGCGACATGGCGCTGGCCGGCGCGCCGCTGATCGCCCGGTTCGAGGGGGTCAAATCCGGCCATGGAACCAACAATGCCGTGCTCCGCGCCCTGTTCGCGGACCCCGCCAATTACGTGACAATCGATTTAGATTGA
- a CDS encoding DNA repair protein RecN, whose amino-acid sequence MLAALTVRDIVLIETAALEFAPGLNVLTGETGAGKSILLDALGLAAGGRGGGRAGVRPGAAQGSATAVFEPPKSNPAFALLAEQAIPAETEIVLRRTLSQDGRTRAFVNDEPVGVALLRDVGAALLEVHGQADDRGLFDIATHRGLLDGFAGHDALLRETALAFAAFDGARKALADLKAEAATAAADADFIRHAADELTALAPEESEESRLASERALLMNATRIAEDVNAAADLLAGDRGAANAISGALKRLSRMNEEARKAAASAESALDQAYNAVEDARRELEALQSRLDIEPGQLEKVEDRIHDLRAAARKYGVSTDALARTAADFRFKRDTLSLGGGRLKEAEAQLAAHRAAFLAAAKRLSKSRSEAARRLETAVAGELAPLKLGHAKFRVALEPLGEDTAGAGGLERVALEVATVEGAAFGSLAKIASGGELARFSLALKVALAEATPPAALVFDEVDRGVGGAVADAVGERLQRLAQTTQVLLVTHAPQVAARAERHFRITRSGDKTRVTLLDDAARLEEVARMLSGATVTEEARAAARRLLDEARTPPPKKRKRA is encoded by the coding sequence ATGCTCGCGGCGCTCACCGTGCGGGACATCGTTCTGATCGAAACGGCGGCGCTGGAATTCGCGCCGGGCCTCAACGTGCTCACCGGCGAGACCGGCGCCGGCAAATCCATCCTGCTCGATGCCCTGGGCCTGGCCGCCGGCGGGCGCGGCGGCGGACGGGCCGGTGTGCGCCCCGGCGCGGCGCAGGGCTCCGCCACCGCGGTGTTCGAGCCGCCCAAATCCAATCCCGCCTTCGCCCTCCTCGCCGAGCAGGCCATTCCGGCCGAGACCGAGATCGTGCTGCGCCGCACGCTGTCGCAGGACGGCCGCACCCGCGCCTTCGTCAATGACGAGCCGGTCGGCGTGGCGCTGCTCCGCGATGTTGGCGCGGCGCTCCTGGAAGTCCACGGCCAGGCCGACGACCGCGGCCTGTTCGACATCGCGACCCATCGCGGCCTGCTCGACGGCTTTGCCGGCCACGACGCGCTGCTGCGCGAGACGGCGCTCGCCTTCGCCGCCTTCGATGGCGCCCGCAAGGCGCTGGCCGATCTGAAGGCGGAAGCCGCGACGGCGGCCGCCGACGCCGATTTCATCCGCCACGCCGCCGACGAGCTGACCGCGCTGGCGCCGGAAGAAAGCGAGGAATCGCGCCTCGCCTCCGAACGCGCGCTTCTGATGAACGCGACCCGCATCGCCGAGGATGTGAACGCCGCCGCCGACCTGCTGGCCGGCGACCGCGGCGCGGCGAACGCGATCTCCGGCGCGCTGAAGCGCCTGTCGCGGATGAACGAGGAAGCGCGCAAGGCCGCCGCGTCCGCCGAATCGGCGCTCGACCAGGCCTACAACGCGGTGGAAGACGCGCGGCGCGAACTCGAAGCCCTGCAAAGCCGCCTCGACATCGAGCCCGGCCAACTCGAAAAAGTCGAAGACCGCATCCACGATTTGCGCGCCGCCGCGCGGAAGTATGGCGTGTCGACCGATGCGCTGGCCAGGACCGCCGCCGATTTCCGCTTCAAGCGCGACACGCTCTCGCTCGGCGGCGGCCGGCTGAAGGAGGCCGAGGCGCAATTGGCGGCGCACCGCGCCGCGTTCCTGGCGGCGGCGAAGCGGCTTTCGAAGTCGCGCAGCGAGGCGGCGCGCCGACTCGAAACCGCGGTGGCCGGCGAGCTGGCGCCGCTCAAGCTCGGCCACGCCAAATTCCGCGTCGCGCTGGAACCGCTCGGCGAAGATACCGCCGGCGCCGGCGGCCTGGAACGCGTCGCCCTCGAAGTCGCCACCGTCGAAGGCGCCGCCTTCGGTTCGCTGGCGAAGATCGCGTCGGGCGGCGAACTCGCCCGTTTCTCCTTGGCGCTGAAGGTCGCACTGGCCGAAGCGACGCCGCCGGCGGCGCTGGTGTTCGACGAGGTCGATCGCGGCGTCGGCGGCGCGGTCGCCGACGCGGTCGGCGAGCGGCTGCAGCGCCTGGCCCAGACCACGCAGGTTCTTCTCGTGACGCACGCCCCGCAGGTGGCCGCGCGCGCCGAACGCCATTTCCGCATCACCCGCTCGGGCGACAAGACCAGGGTGACGCTGCTGGACGACGCGGCGCGGCTCGAAGAGGTGGCGCGGATGCTGTCCGGCGCGACCGTCACCGAAGAAGCCCGCGCCGCCGCCCGCCGCCTGCTTGACGAGGCCCGCACCCCGCCGCCGAAGAAGCGCAAGCGCGCATGA
- a CDS encoding outer membrane protein assembly factor BamD encodes MALGFVNPSRAARLAAVILVAGFGLAGCESLSNLFGQGGARDADKPAEYVDRPVDQIYADAWKKINQEDYVGAAKQFDEVERQHPYSIWARRAMLMSAYCSYKANHYTDAIAAADGYIQLHPGSKEVGYAFYLKAVSLYEQIVDVGRDQSNTEDALTALQDVVQRFPDTEYARDATLKIDLTLDHLAGKEMAVGRYYLRQQDYIGAINRFRSVVEQYQKTSQIAEALERLTEAYYALGIYNEAQNAAAVLGANYPGSPWYQDAYKLLTEHGMKPQVDDRSWLSKTFGRIL; translated from the coding sequence ATGGCGCTTGGATTTGTGAACCCTTCCCGCGCGGCACGCCTGGCGGCGGTCATCCTGGTGGCCGGCTTCGGCCTCGCCGGCTGCGAGTCGCTCAGCAACCTGTTCGGCCAGGGCGGGGCGCGCGACGCGGACAAGCCGGCCGAATATGTCGACCGCCCGGTCGACCAGATCTATGCCGACGCCTGGAAGAAGATCAACCAGGAGGATTACGTCGGCGCCGCCAAGCAGTTCGACGAGGTGGAGCGCCAGCATCCCTATTCGATCTGGGCCCGCCGCGCGATGCTGATGTCGGCCTATTGCTCCTACAAGGCCAACCACTACACCGACGCGATCGCCGCCGCCGACGGCTATATCCAGCTTCATCCCGGCAGCAAGGAAGTCGGCTATGCCTTCTACCTGAAGGCGGTTTCGCTCTACGAGCAGATCGTCGATGTCGGCCGCGACCAGTCCAACACCGAGGACGCGCTGACCGCGCTGCAGGATGTCGTCCAGCGCTTTCCCGACACCGAATATGCCCGCGACGCCACGCTGAAGATCGACCTGACGCTCGACCATCTCGCCGGCAAGGAGATGGCGGTCGGCCGCTACTACCTGCGCCAGCAGGATTATATCGGCGCCATCAACCGCTTCCGCTCGGTGGTCGAGCAGTACCAGAAGACCTCGCAGATCGCCGAGGCGCTGGAGCGGCTGACCGAGGCCTATTACGCGCTCGGCATCTACAACGAGGCCCAGAACGCCGCCGCGGTGCTGGGCGCCAATTATCCGGGCAGCCCGTGGTACCAGGACGCCTACAAGCTCCTGACCGAACACGGCATGAAACCGCAGGTGGACGACCGCTCGTGGTTGAGCAAGACTTTCGGGCGGATTCTCTGA
- the ligA gene encoding NAD-dependent DNA ligase LigA encodes MSGGRAKKPVDKLTATEAGKELDRLAQEIAENDRRYHAEDAPTISDADYDALRRRNDEIEKRFPLLVRADSPSHRVGAAVSAKFAKVVHAKPMLSLDNAFSDEDVHDFAVRVRRFLGLKEDDPLAFTAEPKIDGLSASLRYENGLFVQGATRGDGTEGEDITANLRTIQDIPLRLHGKAPKVIEVRGEVYMSHREFAALNKRQEKEGKPTYANPRNSAAGSVRQLDPAITASRALNFFAYAWGEFSELPADTQWGMLKAFEGYGFKTNHLTRRVETVDAVLNFYRTIEEKRAALGYDIDGVVYKVDRLDLQERLGFVSRSPRWAIAHKFPAEQAETILEGIDIQVGRTGKLAPVARLKPITVGGVVVQNATLHNEDEIARLDVRIGDTVVIQRAGDVIPQVVRVVLEKRKRGAKPYEFPHKCPACGSHAVREVDEKTGKEDVDRRCTGGLICPAQAVERLRHFVSRQAFDIEGFGGVYIETLFEKGLLKEPADIFRLAKKPDVLNRALAERRAELSAERRAKEGKEDVKAGKKEADEESKLVENLVAAIDARRTIAMDRFLNALGIRHVGETNARLIARNYPSIEAFVTAMEGEGAVAELDEIQGIGEVLAQAIKDFFDEPHNRKVVDHLLKEVTVVPLEARKIEGSPVAGKTVVFTGTLEKMTRQEAKARAESLGAKVSGSVSAKTDLVVAGPGAGSKLTEAQKHGVQVIDEDAWLKMIEGL; translated from the coding sequence ATGAGCGGGGGCCGCGCGAAAAAGCCGGTCGACAAGCTCACCGCGACCGAAGCCGGGAAGGAACTCGACCGCCTCGCGCAAGAGATCGCCGAGAACGACCGGCGCTATCACGCCGAGGACGCGCCGACGATCTCCGACGCCGATTACGACGCGCTGCGCCGCCGCAACGACGAGATCGAGAAGCGTTTTCCCCTGCTGGTGCGCGCGGACTCGCCGTCGCACCGCGTCGGCGCCGCCGTCTCGGCGAAATTCGCCAAGGTCGTCCACGCCAAGCCGATGCTGTCGCTCGATAACGCCTTCAGCGACGAGGATGTCCACGATTTCGCGGTGCGCGTCCGCCGCTTCCTCGGCCTGAAGGAGGACGATCCGCTGGCCTTCACCGCCGAGCCGAAGATCGACGGGCTCTCCGCCTCGCTGCGCTACGAGAACGGCCTCTTCGTGCAGGGCGCGACGCGCGGCGACGGCACCGAAGGCGAGGACATCACCGCCAATCTGCGCACCATCCAGGACATCCCGCTGCGCCTGCACGGCAAGGCGCCGAAGGTGATCGAGGTGCGCGGCGAGGTCTATATGAGCCACCGCGAATTCGCCGCGCTGAACAAGCGCCAGGAGAAGGAGGGCAAGCCGACCTACGCCAATCCGCGCAATTCGGCCGCCGGCTCGGTGCGCCAGCTCGATCCCGCCATCACCGCGTCGCGCGCGCTCAATTTCTTCGCCTATGCCTGGGGCGAGTTCAGCGAGCTGCCCGCCGACACCCAATGGGGCATGCTGAAGGCGTTCGAGGGCTACGGCTTCAAGACCAACCATCTGACCCGGCGCGTCGAGACCGTCGACGCGGTGCTGAACTTCTATCGCACCATCGAGGAGAAGCGCGCCGCGCTCGGCTACGACATCGACGGCGTGGTCTACAAGGTCGACCGGCTCGATTTGCAGGAACGGCTGGGCTTCGTGTCGCGCTCGCCGCGCTGGGCCATCGCCCACAAATTCCCCGCCGAGCAGGCCGAGACCATCCTCGAAGGCATCGACATCCAGGTCGGCCGCACCGGCAAGCTGGCGCCGGTGGCGCGGCTGAAGCCGATCACGGTCGGCGGCGTCGTCGTGCAGAACGCCACGCTGCACAACGAGGACGAGATCGCCCGGCTCGACGTGCGCATCGGCGACACGGTGGTCATCCAGCGCGCCGGCGACGTGATCCCGCAGGTCGTGCGCGTGGTCCTCGAAAAGCGCAAGCGCGGCGCCAAGCCCTACGAATTCCCCCACAAATGCCCGGCTTGCGGCAGCCACGCGGTGCGCGAGGTGGACGAGAAGACCGGCAAGGAAGACGTCGACCGCCGCTGCACCGGCGGCTTGATCTGCCCGGCGCAAGCCGTGGAGCGCCTCCGTCATTTTGTCTCGCGCCAGGCCTTCGACATCGAGGGCTTCGGCGGCGTCTATATCGAAACGCTTTTTGAAAAGGGTTTGCTGAAGGAACCCGCCGACATCTTCCGCCTGGCGAAAAAGCCGGACGTGCTCAACCGCGCGCTGGCCGAACGCCGCGCCGAACTTTCCGCCGAGCGCCGCGCCAAGGAAGGCAAGGAAGACGTCAAGGCGGGCAAGAAGGAAGCCGACGAAGAGAGCAAGCTGGTCGAAAATCTCGTCGCCGCGATCGACGCACGGCGGACGATCGCGATGGATCGTTTCCTGAACGCGCTCGGCATCCGCCATGTCGGCGAGACGAACGCGCGGCTGATCGCCCGCAACTATCCGAGCATCGAAGCCTTCGTCACCGCGATGGAAGGCGAGGGCGCCGTCGCCGAGCTGGACGAGATCCAGGGCATCGGCGAGGTGCTGGCCCAGGCGATCAAGGATTTCTTCGACGAGCCGCACAACAGGAAGGTGGTCGATCACCTCCTGAAGGAAGTGACGGTCGTGCCGCTGGAAGCGCGCAAGATCGAAGGCTCGCCGGTCGCCGGCAAGACGGTGGTGTTCACCGGCACGCTCGAAAAGATGACGCGCCAGGAAGCCAAGGCGCGGGCGGAATCCCTGGGTGCCAAGGTCTCGGGCTCCGTCTCCGCGAAAACCGACCTCGTCGTCGCCGGCCCCGGCGCCGGCTCCAAGCTCACCGAAGCCCAGAAACACGGCGTGCAGGTCATCGACGAAGACGCCTGGCTCAAGATGATCGAGGGGCTATAA
- a CDS encoding aminopeptidase P family protein — protein sequence MDKTGPFQTYENETDAATVAPRLAALRAELKRRGLDGFVVPRADAHQGEYVPKRDERLAWLTAFTGSAGAAVALTDKAAVFVDGRYTLQIRQQTDTSLFEPRDLVEEGPAAWIAANLPKGAKLGYDPWLHTAAAVQALRAAAEKAGGTLVAVQTNPIDAVWTDQPEAPTAKATIQDLNLAGEAAEAKRLRIAEDVKALGADAAVITLPDSICWLLNIRGGDVPHTPFALSFAIQNADGSTDLFMDARKSSPELEKHLGNAVRLRPPAEFAPALDALKGKTVAADPTTASAAIFDRLKAAGAHIRSAPDPVQLPKACKNPVEIEGTRRAHIRDGAALSNFLAWLAREAPDGHLTEIDASKALEGYRARTGSLRDLSFDSISGAGSNGAVVHYRVTQSTNRPIRRGEIFLIDSGGQYPDGTTDVTRTVIVGAATAEMKDRFTRVLKGHIALATARFPVGTPGAALDAFARRALWDAGLDYDHGTGHGVGSFLSVHEGPQNISKRYTVTQALMPGMICSNEPGYYKTGEYGIRIENLVVVSAAAPVPGGDPRRKFLNFETITLAPIDLDLVAPDLLSTEERAWLNAYHARVLLTVGPLVDEETRPWLENATRAI from the coding sequence ATGGACAAGACCGGACCCTTCCAGACTTACGAGAACGAAACCGACGCCGCGACCGTCGCGCCGCGCCTCGCCGCCCTGCGCGCCGAGCTGAAGCGCCGCGGGCTCGACGGCTTTGTCGTGCCGCGCGCCGACGCGCATCAGGGCGAATACGTCCCCAAGCGCGACGAGCGCCTCGCCTGGCTGACCGCCTTCACCGGCTCGGCCGGCGCCGCCGTCGCGCTGACGGACAAGGCCGCCGTGTTCGTCGACGGCCGCTATACGCTGCAGATCCGCCAGCAGACCGACACCTCGCTGTTCGAGCCGCGCGACCTCGTCGAGGAAGGTCCCGCCGCCTGGATCGCCGCCAACCTGCCGAAGGGCGCCAAGCTCGGCTACGACCCGTGGCTGCACACCGCCGCCGCGGTGCAGGCCCTGCGCGCCGCCGCCGAGAAGGCGGGCGGCACGCTGGTCGCGGTCCAGACCAACCCGATCGACGCGGTGTGGACCGACCAGCCGGAGGCGCCGACCGCCAAGGCGACGATCCAGGACCTGAACCTCGCCGGCGAGGCGGCCGAGGCCAAGCGCCTGCGCATCGCCGAGGACGTGAAGGCGCTCGGCGCCGACGCGGCGGTGATCACCCTGCCGGATTCGATCTGCTGGCTGCTCAACATCCGCGGCGGCGACGTGCCTCACACGCCCTTCGCGCTCAGCTTCGCGATCCAGAACGCCGACGGCTCGACCGACCTGTTCATGGACGCGCGCAAATCCTCGCCCGAGCTGGAGAAGCATCTGGGCAATGCCGTGCGCCTGCGTCCGCCGGCGGAATTCGCGCCGGCGCTCGACGCGCTCAAGGGCAAGACGGTGGCGGCCGATCCGACGACGGCGTCGGCGGCGATCTTCGACCGGCTGAAGGCGGCGGGCGCGCATATCCGCTCCGCCCCCGATCCGGTGCAATTGCCGAAGGCGTGCAAGAACCCGGTGGAAATCGAAGGCACGCGGCGGGCCCATATCCGCGACGGCGCCGCGCTGTCGAACTTCCTCGCCTGGCTGGCGCGCGAGGCGCCGGACGGGCACCTGACCGAGATCGATGCGTCCAAGGCGCTGGAGGGCTATCGCGCCCGCACCGGCTCGCTGCGCGATCTGTCGTTCGATTCGATCTCCGGCGCCGGCTCGAACGGCGCGGTGGTGCATTACCGCGTCACGCAATCGACCAACCGGCCGATCCGGCGCGGCGAGATCTTCCTGATCGATTCCGGCGGGCAATATCCCGACGGCACCACCGACGTGACGCGCACCGTGATCGTGGGCGCGGCCACGGCGGAGATGAAGGACCGCTTCACCCGCGTGCTGAAGGGCCATATCGCGCTGGCGACCGCGCGGTTCCCGGTGGGCACGCCGGGGGCTGCGCTCGACGCCTTCGCGCGGCGGGCGCTGTGGGACGCGGGGCTCGATTACGACCACGGCACCGGCCATGGCGTCGGCAGCTTCCTGTCGGTGCATGAGGGGCCGCAGAACATCTCCAAGCGCTACACCGTCACCCAGGCGCTGATGCCGGGGATGATCTGCTCGAACGAGCCGGGCTATTACAAGACCGGCGAATACGGCATCCGGATCGAGAACCTGGTCGTGGTGAGCGCGGCGGCGCCGGTGCCCGGCGGCGATCCGCGGCGCAAGTTCCTGAATTTCGAGACCATCACGCTGGCGCCGATCGACCTGGACCTGGTCGCGCCCGATCTTCTGTCCACGGAGGAACGGGCCTGGCTCAACGCCTATCACGCGCGCGTGCTCCTGACGGTGGGGCCGCTGGTGGACGAAGAGACGCGGCCCTGGCTGGAGAACGCGACACGGGCTATTTGA